In the Nothobranchius furzeri strain GRZ-AD chromosome 1, NfurGRZ-RIMD1, whole genome shotgun sequence genome, TACTGGAaaattttcccttttcacaccattctttgtaaaccctagaaatggttgtgtgtgaaaatcccagtaactgagcagattgtgaaatactcagaccggcccgtctggcaccaacaaccatgccactctCAAAATACCGGTAGCTGaagtcacctttctttcccattctgacattcagtttggagttcaggagattgtcttgaccaggaccaaacccctaaatgcattgaagcagctgccatgtgattggttgattagataattgcattaaggagaagttgaacaggtgttcctaataatcctttaggtgagtgtgtatataccaagtaatgattctacattgtgatttctaagTAAAACATTCtgtttagtaagagataaactttattgtattcatcctagtgaatctataattaaaaggGTAAActatagtagcacattcaatgtcaaagaaagtaaaatgttattattaggagagggagaatgtttaagtcgtTAGCACCAGTGTTCAAGCcgctggccccctccatgaggccaccacagctcggcagaacatcattgtagcttcttctggaacacttagagaaaaaagaaaattaacagctgaaataacaggaaataatgcagttaaagagcaaattgtagaagaaaatagtgtggaaagtggtcagtatgtcctctagCAGTCTaaacctatagcagcataactacagagataactctagaTAGCCTAGCCTttcagatggaggcatgttggaggcagggcaagggtgaGCCATCTTGACCGACTACATTCTCCACCTCCCGCTACtcacccacttgtccagatctaagctaacagcagatcttaaccatagaccctatcaaataaagatgttttaagcctagtctgaaAAGTAGACattgtgtctgcctcacggactgggagttggttccacaagagaggagcctgatagctaaaagatctgcctcccatcctatttttagatattttgggAAGTGATGCTGCCTTCACTTGTAACTAAAGCCTttaagatttcagatttattggccaagtaaaagtacatttacaaggaatttgtcttcagtagatgttcgctctctaaaacatacaacaaccacaataaatgagaataaaaatacctaaaaacacataagaacatgtatacccacacacatgttcatttacacacacacatatatacatatatacatacccacacacacacacacacacacacgcacgcacgcacgcacgcacacacacacacacacacacacacacacacacacacacacacacaatcatatccataagcataccgaATAAGcattaaaaactataataaaaggatggtaaaagaatctacagattcaggagagaaatggctgaaggaaagaaactgttcttgtgtctggtagtttttgtgtacagcgatctatagcgtctgccagatgggaggagatggaagagagtagatgcaggatgtgtggcatcttggacaatattcactgcctttttcctggtcctgctgatgtacagttcctggacagagggcagttgggcaccaatgatttttcctgctgttttaataatacgctgtagtctgcatttgtccatttttgtggctgacccaaaccagacagtgatggatgagcaaagtatggattcgactgcagcagtgtagaagatgtaAAGTAAAGTAGTAAGTAAGTGAAGTAAAGTAAAAATGCAAATAAGTAAAGTAAAAATGCAAAGCTAGAATATAAAGTCTGATAATTAATAAAGGTAAAATGTTAAATACTATACTGATAAAAAAATTAAGTAAATACCAAGAATGAAATAAGTCTTTTCAGTGGAACACCTGGCAAGCTTCAAAAGAAAATTTAACCCTTTTCTTTCCCCTTTCTCTTCTACAATCTTATCTAAAAAGCCCAGCTAACTCAATTGTTGAATGATCAATATAAATACTCCCATAAAAAGAGCATACCTTTTATGAGCGCCCATGCGTAAAGCACTTCAGCTTAGAATTCAGCCGTGCATTTATGCTTCTAAAGTCCTTATAGCGGTCCCAGGATTGAAGGAAGGAAAAAGCGATGAGAGAGAGAGCCTCAACTGGTGCAGAGGTTTTTTTTCTGAAATTACTTCTGGTGATGAGGTCGACCATCAGACCGTGAAAACTGTATAAATAGTTAAATGAACAACAATGGTTACAGCAAcccaaataaaaacacacatcttaatcaCAGGAGCGGTATATCATGTACCTCGCTCTGCTTTCCCAGGGGCTGCAAATATCCTATCCTATTGGAATAATGTGTCACTGTTATGGAAAAAGTTATGTTTAttgattcttgatcatggactcaatcaactgaatgtaaatgtattggtctatgcctctctgcatgtcCACTAATTCagaactcattcacacacacacacacacacacacacacacacacacacacacacacacacacacacacacacacacacacacactgtcaggttcgattggctgagctgaagtgtagcggaggttgcttgtagcgtaactacgtgacccagacgcggagtggctagcgttgggtTAAACAGAGCACGCGGCTTTGATCTGGGAACGGCGGCGCAGCGCTCGgatcatggacgtcactaggattgagatataggggggcttagccccaggagcttgaccttgaacgttttttgtcacaccctgcaaaaactttgtcaattaattcattatcttacttttacttacttttattctcttgcttttactacctagctattttattgatggtttatttaaactgttcatttactgattttattgacttctcatggttggttctttgtgttttgctctagttgttttattcttttatattattcttttaaccctatatgtttttacccctgtacagcactttggtcagctcacatgctgtttttaaatgtgctttatcaaataaatggaatggaatctgaagaacatttaacaaaacctattattttttcactttcttttcctttcctacctttgtgcattttctctcctttttataaaaaataacacttaatcagttcattagttgggtctatgttgaagaaagattttatgtaagtccattaaaaattagatatgttatatttccaaataaagctattcatttcagtctactgcacttaacagggggaaatgttgtagtcatttatttaatttgtttaattacaacttgtttaattataaatgttactgaaatgtgacaataaagaacaaatgaataattgtcaaacttttattctgccaaatgagtgtgcagttgacagttttaatatatgaataacactgctatgatatggaataaaggagtatgtaattaacaattacaagacaaattaacagtatatataaaaatatccagcaagtagtagaacttataatacagaaagtcaactatacagatacaacttgacataaggttgcaggtcagatgataattatagttgtttttttttttatcaaggtctcttacctgttcactcctaaatagaaaactgttcaattttgcttgggaactttgtgctcaggtaaatgctcataatggTGCGCTCAcccctgttttctctgtagatcactgaccttgaccatgcagatctcctcagcatcaaccgcctggtctctctcctgttcctcactcactctcttaaaaaatcttcgtatatccatctagccaacacattgaaaaacattttcaatttctaatgccagaacaaatgctactatgccatttagttttcactcacaataattgaaacagccattggtggataaatggggcAGAATatagacaactgttagcctactgtctccaatcttcacggacatctttaccatctccttggagtcctgccatgttccagcctgctttaagctgtccaccattgttcctgtccctaagaaaccccatgtcactggactgaatgattacaggcctgtggcgctgacgtctgtagtcatgaagtcttttgagcgcctggtcctccctcatctcaagtccttcacctcccccctcctggaccctctgcagttcgcatacagagctaataggtctgtagacgacgccatcaacctggccctccacttcatcctgcagcacctggactccccgggaacctacgctaggatcctgtttgtggacttcagctctgcgttcaataccatcctccctgctctgctccaggacaagctctccatgcttaacgtacccaattccacctgcaggtggatcactgacttcctgacggaccgaaggcagtgcgtgcggctggggaagaatgtctccaccattcagacaattagcacaggatccccacagggctgtgtactgtctcctctgctcttctccctgtacacaaactgctgcacctcgagccatgactccgttaaactgatcaagtttgcggacgacaccaccctcgttgggctcatctctgacggtgatgagtccgcctacaggagggaggtggaacagctggtgtactggtgcagcagcaacaacctggagctcaatgctcagaagacagtggagatgattgtggacttcaggaaagtcacagacccatctctccccctcgtcctgacggacacccccgtcaccactgtggactccttccgcttcctcggaaccaccatcacacatgaccttaggtgggagccatccatcagctccctgatcaaaaaggcccagcagaggatgtactttctgcggcagttgaaaaaggccaagctgccgacccagatgatggtgcagttttacacggccatcattgagtccatcctcacctcctccatcactgtgtggtacgctggagccacggtgagggacaaacatagactgcagcgcattgtgcgctccgctgagaaggtgattggctgcagccttccatctctccaggacctatacgtctccagaactcggaggCGTGCAAGCCGGattgcagctgacccttctcacccgggacacagacttttcgagccgcttccctcaggcaggaggttacggtccatccagaccagaacctcccgccataagaacagcttctttccatctgccgttagacttgtaaatagcttataatcacacaaccatgctcgtcttctgtactcgacactacgtcacgttatcggccatgttaccactacctgccttttttatagctgaatgttttatgctagttttattatattttattctacttattctatttctgaaatttattattcatgttatatgtggcacattagtaccgaaacaagttcctagtttgtgaactgcttgttcattgacaatggcaataaaccttttctgattctgattctgattctaatatagcctatgtttggttgctcatgatgatggcattgtccataacgtcacattaagctgccaaaatttatgttaaagttagacgagtacaatatctcctttctttcccataggtaaacataggaaatattaaacaactgacaacccacatggaaagaagtcataaacatataggttttaatataagttttgatgtagcttttgaatatatgtgacatatataaaactggctgtttactatattatagatacatatatgtacctataatatatatatatatatatatatatatatatatatatatgtatatatatatatattatagaaaaaatatataatatagaaaaatggtcaataatatacacattcggccatattctgattcaggtttttagtgtggagtgatttttgtgccaccaactggagcgtgcagtgatcagtCTGCAAGAGCAACacctgctctgcagtcatatgcagccctctctctgcatgctcaactccatctctgcctgcacaaatctccctgttgttgctcaatttgcaatttttaaagcaatgtagcctctccgtcagccaatcagacagctctccattatgaaatcaaagcatgtccaggaaatactgccaggaaaattgcacttttttcagataaagaggacttaatataattatatttaattaggttgattaaccctcctcttttcctgggacatttccactgttcacttccttttacacatcaagggatcatttatgtctgaccaaacagagaagaaacactttatatgttgaaattaaaagtcctctttaactgaaaagagtgcaatttaacagttttaggaatgggcaatgtgtcttttctggaagtcaaatatggtcaccctaatcatgacacatgcattacaacaaattattttgcaggcagtggatggtgactggtagctaaccagcagcagaaagcagttcaataagctgttaaattggtgtttttctgtaaagcagtgtttcctggacatgctttgattggataaaacagagctgtctgtgattgactgttggagaggctacttgttgaggagagcagggagagatttgcatgcgcagagacagagttgagcccacacagagggctgcagctcttgcacacaagcgcagagcaggttctgtttgtgcagactcatcactgtacgctcaagttggtggcactaagtcactcaatgaactggctgacccattaatcatgtcacttcaggggagttttctgaccattttacttgacatcaaagcttttcattatggtttgtggcatgtaaacatgctagcggagttagcattagcatgtcggtgcggtagcattttcttctatctgaagtctgaactataaccttgaaatattaacggtgtgctgctgttgctgtcttaccctaatgtgatgttgagtgacttacatgagcgctgagcagggtttgctcatcgatatataggtttttctgtatcgacccgccccctgacttgtcaacaaagctgcgggaaggggaggaagtcctttcttgatacttcctgtgtgcgacggtgtagttttatattcattaattattatttctgtttcagactaaaaaactcatgtaccaactacacatgtcgtgattgtgttgagcatgtagatgtgaacaaataaaaaaagttaactgaaaaaaataaaataaaataaaccaaaatgataggggggcttgtgattattctagaaacggacctaacgacgtcagcgcgaAGCAACGACGTTGGTTTACAAATCTTTTCCGGTAAGTTACACATTCATGTTTTTGAGGGTAACAAGTTTTCTTTTTCCGATAGACAAAGtgtatttacatttttaaaacgtaACCTCTGTTTAACTGAGCACTCTGAGAGATGCAGATGCTAACTACAGCAACATGCTAACCATAGTTACAGTACTGTTTCGGGAACTTTTGCTTTTGTTTGGGTTTCCAGGCGATTAATGATTGTGTATGCAAAGCTAAAAGCATAAAGGCCTTATAAAGCGCTCAAAAATCAATCTTATTCGAAGTAAACAAAGTGCTTAGATAAACCTTTAGAGCTAGGGGTGTCTTTGAATGACAATTCCACATCACTAGCTACGTGTTAACGAGTGCACAAATTTCTCCAATATTCCacataaagggctctaaaacaaattAATCATTTTATCAAGGATATTTTAGGTGGCCTTAAGGATAAGATATGGGGTGAGGCGCTgggaggttacacacacacacacacacacacacacacacacacacacacacacacacacacacacacacacacacacacacacacacacacacacacacacacacacacacacacacacacacacacacacacacacacacacacaggtaaacaGGATGTAGGGGGTTGTGAGTGAAAATGTTAATTTTGGCGCCTTGTGTTTGCCTGCTCTTTGTTCTGAGACCATGTAGAATCAAACCACTGTGTGGTCTTTGACTCTTACAACATACAAAAACCCATTTCTTCTTTATTTCAGGTTTTGTCAGAAAACAGCCCTTTACAGTGGACCAAGAACTATCACCAAGGCAGATGATTTCATGGTTCCTGTTGGCAGACTTTGCTTTCAAACAGGATTTAAAATTTTACGTTTTTAGAGCTTGAATTCCAAAGTAACTAAGTTAGTATGGGTTGGCATTGTTTAAAATCACCAATTATGTCTGCTAGATTATTTTAACTGAAAGTGAGATTAGTTTACAATTCGAATTAAACCAAAGTGCTAAGATAAACTTTTAGAGCTAGGGGTGTCTTTGAATGACAAATACATTTTCCACATCACTACGTGTTAAATACGAGTGCACAAATTTCTCCAATATTCCacataaagggctctaaaacacatTGATCATTTTATCAAGGATATTTTGGTGGCCTTAAGGATAAGATATGGGGTGGGGCGCTGGgaggtttcacacacacacacgggtaaaCAGGATCTAGGGGGTTGTGAGTGAAAATGAGATTTTTTGACAATCTTTAacactgattttatttattaatttagtcATAGCATTGAACAGGGCACAACTATCATAGAATTGAACAGGGCACGACTATCATAGACTTGAACAGGGCACGACTATCATAGAATTGAACAGGGCACGACTATCATAGACTTGAACAGGGCACAACTAGGCACTTAGGATGGTGATAATGAGTTTAAAAGCCTTTATTAATCCATTCCTATTCAAAGAAAATAAGGTAGTGTCAGCTGAACTGACAAGGCCACAAATGTTATGGTCGTCTCACTGTGTGTAATCAATTTCAGCTCGGTAACATAGCTTCATTGTATAGATTCAAAATTACCCTTTCTGTAGGAGGAGGAACTACCCAGGTTTGAGTGGAGAAATTAATTTATCTCCTTTTTTGTAGATCCCATATTTTCTCTTTACACACACAGCTGAAATTACACAAGGAAGTGAGCTCACTAGCTAGTTAAATTCTTGTTAGCACTGGACAAATTCAGTTAACACTATAGGAACAATtaatcttttttttccccctgaaccaTCTCTTTTAGATGAATAGGAAAACTTTGCCTGTCTGCAGATCCACCCTACGATGAAGGACACGCATAGATGTTGAAAAACGACTTCAGCAGATTAGGGATGACAACGCTGAGTTGGCTAGCTTTCAGTTAACAGAGAGTGACATTGGACGATAGTGGACAGTTTTTAGAAATGGGTTCAAGTTGTCCACTTCAGTCAGCTTGTGCAGTCTCAGAACCTGTAGTGTATTTTGCTGAAAGTATCATGGAAGTAAATACTGATGTGTCTGAGACGCTTGTGGTTGGTGACTGTGATGATCAGGCCCAGTCATCAGATTCAGAACATTCTGACGAGGATGACTTAGAGACATTTTCCTTGTCTGACAACATTGCCAACTGGGCCATACATTTTGGCATTTCTTTGGTTGCTTTGACGGCACTTTTGGGCATACTTAGAATGCGTCATCCTGAGCTTCCCAAGGATGGTAGGACATTGTTTAGGACTAAAACCAAATACTTAATTCTGGAAAGGGCAGGTGGACAGTACCACTATTTTGGTATTCTGTCGTCACTCAGAAGAACATTGTCTAAGTACATACATAAACTTGCAGACGATTTCACATTAAAATTGCAAATAAATATAGACGGACTCCCTTTGTTTAAAAGCTCTAGTTTGCAACTGTGGCCCATTCTGGGACTACTAAGTGTTCCCATGAAAGAACCTGTAGTTATAGGTTTGTACCGTGGAACATCAAAACCCAGCTCAGCAAAAGAGTTTCTGGAAGAATTTGTTACAGAGTTAAAAGGGCTTGAACAAGGTTGTGATTTAGAGGGTAAGAATTTGAAGCTCAAGCTTGACACCATCATTTGTGACACACCAGCCAGGTCCTTTGataaaaacacaaagaaccaCAATGCCTACCACTGTTGTGACAAATGTGCACAACCAGGAAAATACATTAATAGACGCATGACATATCCATGCACAGACTTTGTTTTAAGAACAGACATTCATTTGAAACCAAGGCCGATGATGATCATCATCATAGCGGTCCACATCCATTTCATGGCAGTAGTGTTGGCATGGTGTCGCAGTTTCCTCTGGATTACATGCATGTAGTTTGCTTGTGTAACCCACATCAGAATTGTGGTTTGTGCTGCGGCATATGGTTGAAGGTGTAATTTCCCTCTCCGCCACTAGGAGGCGAgtatgccttgagatgacttcctGTTAGTCAACATTTCCTGTTGTGAAAGCCTACTCACGAGGCAACCGCCAGATTAACTGAAAGATCCTGGTAAGAAAAgttaaaataaaagttaaatTCGCAATTTATCTTAACCAACTAGCTATTAACAGATGGCTATTTATTAGGATCTGAATTCTGTGAAATACGGCCGTGGGAAGCTGCGTCAGCCGGGCGAGCTATCTCACCACGAGCTCCGGTAAGGGATGCATGAATGTTAGCACCATAAAGACATGTAGTTGACTGCTGTTAatatatttcctgtttaaaaACGACCAGTCGGAGAGGTGATATTTATGTTTAAAGTACTGTAACATCACtgatcaggggtggacattaacttcaaaaccaaccggccagccgggccggtaactctgaatatttaccggccctgccaagaatctaccggccccgctggtcagctgccaaaacgagtcaaaataacaactgaaccgttttaaatgtaataaacctttattttgtacacattcacaaacataataacgtatccaagtttgaatttgtttgttccgtcaacaaaacacgattttgtcgttgcatacttccggcataaaacgcagtacatcaccaactccgctttgctgtactcgagccattgactgtgttcgagatgagccagttctgcgcagattagaccagcagtgatcggcgagcagtgcatgccggttagatttgtgtccgaattgacgccgacttgctctgacgtcatgcatacgtaggcaacaataacctcatgagatcaaggcggccccaGATTTtagagcaaggtgctgcagttgctctccctctgctgcaaaacctagaggatgatgggaaacgcctgtggtagaacatgaaatgttagttgttcacatgtattctgtaaatcacgttacgtttatgtttatgtttattcatttcgcagacgcttttatccaaagcgacgtacaagttttttttttttttataacctgtagggcatgttgtgatgtgtgggggaaaccggagtacccggaggaaacccacgcatgcatggggagaacacgcaactccatgcagaaaggtgagttttgaacctgcgaccttcgtgctgcgaggcaacagtgctaaccactgcgccaccatgcagcccacggtgatgatgacaacaatataggccataaagagaaatgtgatttgttttcttttgtcacgtttcctatgagcacactgaagctacagctgataacatttacttattattacactcTCCACCTTCTCTTTTAAGCTCCAGTACTGCCCTGGGAAACGAAATGGAGACGCTGACACGTTGTCACGACGGCCTCACAGCAATCTGCATGACGACTTACCGTCTCAGAAAGAGTGGGACAGGATACGTTGTTTCACTCAACATCACCTATCTGACCCAGAAGACATTGAAGTGGTTAAACCAGAAGTCGTTCAAGCCATTTGTGAGAGACAACTTATCTATTGCGCCGACAATGCAAAGGTCTGTGATGGTGGTATCTCTCTGGTTGAAAGTCTGGCCATTTCTGCAGATGCAGTGCCTGACAGCTTTGGGCATGAGGATGGGCTTGGAGGACTACCCATCATTCcaaacctttcagaagaggacctCAGAGACAAGCAACGAGCTGATCAGTGCATTAAGCATGTCATTTCCCAGATTGAGCAAGGAGTGAAACCACCACCTAGTCTAAGAACCGAGCTTCCAGATCTGCCTCTCTTGTTGAGAGAGTTGAACAAGTTTGAGCTCCGAAATGGCATCCTCTATAGAACACGCTTAGAAGAGGGACACACACAAcatcagttagtcttgcctgaagaACTTCGAGACGTGGTTCTGAGAAGCCTACACGATGACATGGGTCACACGGGAAAGGAACGCACCGTGGATCTTGTCAGAGCCAGAttctactggccaagaatggcttcgGACATTGAGAAGAAAATAAGAACGTCTACCCGGTGTGTGTGCAGGAAAGCTCTACCTGAGAGAGCTGCACCTCTGGTGAATATAATGACTACACGACCACTCAAATGCGTATGCATGGACTTTTTGTCTGTTGAACCGGACAGAAGCAACACAAAGGACATTCTCGTGATCACTGATCACTTCACCAAGTATGCTGTAGCTGGGCCGACACAAAATCAAAAGGCTCGAACAGTTGCAAAGTGGTTGTGGGACGATTTCATCGTCCATTATGGATTCCCAGAGAAGCTGCACAGTGACCAAGGTCCTGACTTTGAGTCGCGGTTGATCAAAGAACTCTGTCAGATTGCGGGCATCCGTAAAACGCGAACAACACCATACCACCCGAGAGGCAACCCGGTGGAACGCTTCAACCGCACTCTATTAGACATGCTTGGCACTCTAGGAAGTCAAGAAAAATCTCACTGGAAGGACTATGTAAAGCCGTTGGTTCACGCGTACAACTGTACCAGGAGTGAGGTGACTGGGTTCACACCATATGAACTAATGTTTGGACGCCGGCCAAGGTTGCCTGTTGACCTCGCATTTGGGTTACCAGTGAAAGAACAGCGACACAAGTCACATTCCCAATACGTACAAGACCTTAAATCTCGTCTTGAGCAGAGCTACGAAGTTGCCACAAGGACTGCTGCCAAGGTAGCTGAGAGGAATAAGATTCTGTTTGATAAGCGAGTAAGTCCTTCTGCTTTAGGCGTTGGCGACAGAGTACTCGTCAGAAACGTGTGTATTCGAGGAAAGCACAAGCTCGCTGATAAGTGGGAATCCACAGTCCATGTGGTAGTGAAGAAAGCTGGAGACCTTCCAGTCTATACAGTTAGACCAGAGAACAACGAGGGTCCCAAGCGCACGCTGCATCGCGACCTCCTACTCCCATGCGGATTTCTTGCTGCACCAACGGAGGAGCGTGCTCAGCCCAAACGAGCTAGAAAGCATAGGACACGTCAGAGTACTCCTAGCAGCACAACGAAGCTTGACCAGTCTTCAGATGAGGAGGACATTGTTCCCATTGCTTGGTTTGAAATACAACCACTCTCAGAGACGACTAGGGGTGCTGCAACAAAAAATGCCCCAAGAGACCTAGGTTCCAGTCACACCAAGCATAACTTGACACTAATCTCTGCCGAGTCAACGGACGTTCTGGAAGGTGCCAATGTTATGCCTGAGGTCACATCAATTTACCACAGAACAGATCATTGTGGCGATGAGCAGACTCCAGAGGATGGTGAGACCGC is a window encoding:
- the LOC129162966 gene encoding uncharacterized protein — protein: MCGGNRSTRRKPTHAWGEHATPCRKLQYCPGKRNGDADTLSRRPHSNLHDDLPSQKEWDRIRCFTQHHLSDPEDIEVVKPEVVQAICERQLIYCADNAKVCDGGISLVESLAISADAVPDSFGHEDGLGGLPIIPNLSEEDLRDKQRADQCIKHVISQIEQGVKPPPSLRTELPDLPLLLRELNKFELRNGILYRTRLEEGHTQHQLVLPEELRDVVLRSLHDDMGHTGKERTVDLVRARFYWPRMASDIEKKIRTSTRCVCRKALPERAAPLVNIMTTRPLKCVCMDFLSVEPDRSNTKDILVITDHFTKYAVAGPTQNQKARTVAKWLWDDFIVHYGFPEKLHSDQGPDFESRLIKELCQIAGIRKTRTTPYHPRGNPVERFNRTLLDMLGTLGSQEKSHWKDYVKPLVHAYNCTRSEVTGFTPYELMFGRRPRLPVDLAFGLPVKEQRHKSHSQYVQDLKSRLEQSYEVATRTAAKVAERNKILFDKRVSPSALGVGDRVLVRNVCIRGKHKLADKWESTVHVVVKKAGDLPVYTVRPENNEGPKRTLHRDLLLPCGFLAAPTEERAQPKRARKHRTRQSTPSSTTKLDQSSDEEDIVPIAWFEIQPLSETTRGAATKNAPRDLGSSHTKHNLTLISAESTDVLEGANVMPEVTSIYHRTDHCGDEQTPEDGETAPPAANVPALELHESVGGAKVDDSASTESEGQRMPLDCSSGEEELLNKVKDLSEDQPKEIPVLPEGLEDVMNDPRTMDVIFFWGGGGGTCPPPPLFPKTEGQEENGEVEERADTDTHVRRSERGRQPPMRLNYTELGNPIVTVVKSFFQGLTNAWNDMGRARVQEGRV